The Aerosakkonema funiforme FACHB-1375 genome includes a region encoding these proteins:
- a CDS encoding helix-turn-helix domain-containing protein: protein MARRVLLLGKWNLAAIMADRRISDEELATRLGELTGRAPHPKTVYKWKTATERPNIRLDHWDALPLVLNCSHADLIGKEEN, encoded by the coding sequence ATGGCTAGACGAGTTCTGCTGCTTGGAAAATGGAATCTGGCAGCAATTATGGCTGACAGAAGAATAAGCGATGAAGAGTTAGCCACCAGACTTGGGGAACTGACTGGTAGAGCGCCACATCCGAAAACTGTCTACAAATGGAAGACAGCCACAGAGCGCCCTAACATTCGTCTCGACCATTGGGATGCCCTACCACTTGTCCTCAACTGTAGCCACGCAGATTTGATCGGAAAGGAAGAAAACTGA